The following proteins are encoded in a genomic region of Sorangiineae bacterium MSr12523:
- a CDS encoding sigma 54-interacting transcriptional regulator produces MPTLKWFPPQGSPRVFSLFKPVSTIGRALGNDVAVSTPGIAETHAQILFDGRDFNLEEVDRAGEILINGKKKRRARLVHGDRLTLGDAELQFSVFDEPRAEPQDPVSARKPGAPETADTPLAGVRKLFEFSEKLMTQKSLDELLETMLDAVLEVTGGEKGLILLLDDAFGAAPASAAGTEGEKEKTDGKRPLVRASRHIRREAMNNAPNLVSDSIVRKVLETGRPVIVSDALSDAQFGSSESVLALRLSSVMCAPLVAQGHVIGAMYVGNDRVKGLFERSQLDVLSIFAGQASLILQNAMLLSALRADKDRLSAELKDKRFGEIIGVCPSMMEVFRKLQKVATTDISVLITGETGTGKELIAREVHRRSNRASHPFVVINCGAIPENLIESELFGHVKGAFTGAVASRPGKFQVADKGTLFLDEIGELPLNLQVKLLRALQERVVFRVGDSRPEKVDIRIVAATNRILEEEIRAGRFREDLYYRLNVVNIYLPPLRERGDDVLIIAKALLSKYADELSSKIVGFTPQALAAIKKHAWPGNIRQLENRIKKALVLCEKTLLGPEDLDLIENAENPILPLEKAKEEFQRKYVLEVLERNNGNRTQTARDLGVDPRTIFRYLEREANPIPSGAGGGGGNDK; encoded by the coding sequence ATGCCGACATTGAAATGGTTTCCTCCTCAAGGTTCTCCCCGCGTATTTTCGCTGTTCAAGCCCGTCTCCACGATCGGGCGCGCGCTCGGCAACGATGTTGCCGTGTCGACACCGGGCATCGCCGAAACGCACGCGCAGATTCTCTTCGACGGTCGTGACTTCAATCTGGAGGAAGTCGACCGCGCGGGAGAAATTCTCATCAATGGGAAGAAGAAACGGCGCGCGCGGTTGGTTCACGGCGACCGTCTCACGCTCGGCGATGCAGAGCTGCAGTTCAGCGTCTTCGACGAGCCACGTGCGGAGCCGCAAGACCCCGTTTCGGCCCGAAAACCAGGGGCTCCGGAGACCGCGGACACCCCGCTCGCGGGCGTGCGCAAGCTATTCGAGTTCAGCGAAAAGCTGATGACACAAAAGAGCCTCGACGAATTGCTCGAGACGATGCTCGATGCGGTTCTCGAAGTCACCGGCGGTGAGAAGGGTCTCATCCTGCTGCTCGACGACGCCTTCGGCGCGGCGCCAGCAAGTGCTGCTGGTACGGAAGGTGAGAAAGAAAAAACCGACGGTAAGCGTCCGCTGGTGCGTGCCTCGCGCCACATTCGTCGCGAGGCGATGAACAACGCGCCGAACCTCGTTTCGGACAGCATCGTGCGCAAGGTGCTCGAGACCGGCCGCCCGGTCATCGTCAGCGATGCGCTGAGCGACGCACAATTCGGGTCCAGCGAAAGCGTACTTGCACTTCGCCTTTCGAGCGTCATGTGCGCGCCACTCGTTGCTCAAGGGCACGTCATCGGTGCGATGTACGTTGGAAACGATCGCGTCAAAGGGCTCTTCGAGCGCTCGCAGCTCGACGTGCTTTCGATCTTCGCCGGCCAAGCGTCGCTCATCTTGCAGAACGCGATGCTCTTGTCGGCGCTGCGCGCGGACAAAGATCGACTCTCCGCGGAGCTGAAAGACAAGCGATTCGGCGAGATCATCGGCGTGTGCCCGTCGATGATGGAGGTGTTCCGCAAGCTGCAAAAAGTGGCCACGACGGACATCTCGGTGCTCATCACGGGAGAAACCGGCACCGGCAAAGAGCTGATCGCGCGCGAGGTGCACCGTCGTTCGAATCGTGCATCCCATCCGTTCGTGGTCATCAATTGCGGAGCCATTCCAGAAAATCTCATCGAGAGTGAACTGTTCGGGCACGTGAAAGGCGCATTCACCGGTGCGGTGGCCTCGCGTCCGGGCAAGTTCCAAGTCGCCGACAAGGGCACGCTGTTCCTCGATGAAATCGGCGAGCTCCCGCTCAACCTGCAGGTGAAACTGCTGCGCGCTTTGCAAGAGCGCGTGGTGTTCCGCGTGGGCGATTCGCGTCCGGAAAAAGTGGATATCCGCATCGTGGCGGCCACGAACCGCATTCTCGAAGAAGAGATTCGCGCGGGGCGCTTCCGCGAAGATTTGTATTACCGACTCAATGTCGTGAATATCTATCTTCCGCCGCTGCGCGAACGCGGGGACGACGTTCTCATCATCGCAAAAGCGCTGTTGTCCAAGTATGCCGACGAGCTTTCGTCGAAGATCGTCGGGTTTACGCCGCAGGCTTTGGCGGCCATCAAAAAGCATGCGTGGCCGGGCAACATTCGGCAGCTCGAAAACCGAATCAAAAAGGCGTTGGTGCTCTGCGAGAAAACGCTTTTGGGACCCGAAGATCTCGATTTGATCGAGAATGCGGAAAATCCCATTTTGCCACTCGAGAAAGCCAAAGAGGAATTCCAGCGCAAGTACGTCCTCGAGGTACTCGAGCGCAACAACGGCAACCGGACCCAGACGGCCCGCGACCTCGGCGTCGATCCGCGCACCATCTTCCGCTATCTGGAACGCGAGGCGAACCCTATCCCCAGTGGTGCTGGCGGAGGCGGTGGCAATGACAAATGA